One window of the Pieris rapae chromosome 13, ilPieRapa1.1, whole genome shotgun sequence genome contains the following:
- the LOC110998316 gene encoding uncharacterized protein LOC110998316 — MPKSDGKFRCCYVNTICGRSLQHGVMFVGIATVVISSIVLLLSLVCATLTLRSDKLLNAHPVAAMNFIFTLVSSSFSIYQILISAILLWQAVGQGIIYLYSLWYTSHLSILTIYFILFVIKVIICFAEKHYVTAWITISIGILYEGIFIYFLIIVNSYLNSINRDIFQ, encoded by the exons ATGCCCAAATCAGATGGTAAATTTAGGTGCtgttatgtaaatacaatatgCGGTCGGAGTTTACAACACGGTGTTATGTTTGTGGGAATAGCGACAGTG gTGATTTCATCAATAGTCCTTCTACTGTCGCTGGTTTGTGCCACGCTTACGTTAAGATCTGATAAGTTGCTAAACGCTCATCCGGTTGCAGCAATGAACTTTATTTTCACACTTGTATCCTCCAGTTTCTCCATTTATCAGATCCTCATATCAGCCATACTGCTCTGGCAAGCTGTG GGCCAAGGAATCATCTACCTATATTCTTTGTGGTATACATCACACTTATCAATTTTGACAATCTATTTTATTCTGTTCGTAATTAAAGTGATTATTTGTTTTGCCGAGAAACATTATGTGACAGCTTGGATAACAATTTCTATTGGGATATTATATgaag gtatttttatatattttcttattatagtgaatagttatttaaacTCAATAAATCGAGATATATTTCAATGA